The genomic interval CAACCTCGACGATGAGGCTGCAGCACTGATTCGCTATCAACAGGCTTATCAGGCCTGCGCCAAGGCTCTGCAAGTGTCGGGTGAGTTGTTTGATGCCATCGTCCAAATCCGCTGATCAAGGTAAAACATTATGAAAATTTCTACTAGCCTTTACTTCGATCGTTCAACAAACCAGTTGGGCAATGTGCAAGCCAAGCTCACCAAAGTTCAAGAACAGTTGTCAACAGGTTTACAAATCGTTAAACCTAGCGATGAGCCAGACAAGGCTTCGCTGGTCACGCGTTTGGAGTCTGAGTTGGCCCGCCAAGCGGGCTACCAAGACACGCTTAAAGCGGTCAACGTGCGTTTGACTGCCGAAGAAACTGCGCTTAAAAACACCAGCGATGTGATGTACCGCATCAAAGAGTTGGGTGTTCAAGCCGCCAACGACACACTCAGCCTGCAAGACCGTCAAAGCATTGCCTTGGAGCTGGGCACCTTGCGCGATCAAATTTTGAGCATGGCCAATAGCCAAGACAGCAATGGCAACTTTTTGTTTTCCGGCAGCCGGGCGGGCGAGCCCGCTTTCAGCAAAGACGCAGATGGCCGTGTGGTGTACCAAGGCGACCATTCCCGCATGAAGGTGAATGTGGGCGACAACCGCCGCATGAACCTGAACCTGCCTGGCTCGGATATCTACACCCGTGTGGTGCGTGATGACGGCAAGGGCAACAAAGTGGGCGTGGACTTCTTTCAGGCTTTGGATGACCTCACACAAGCTGTGAAGTCTGCTGATCGCACAAAAATTCAACGCGGCATTGCTGAAGTTGACACCTTGCAAGGCGGCATCAGTGAAGGCTTGGGTCAGATCGGCGCAGACTTGTCAGTGGTTGATATGCAAACCAATGTGCTGGACCAAGTGGTGCTTCGCTTGCAAACCACCCGTTCTGACATTGAAGA from Limnohabitans curvus carries:
- the flgL gene encoding flagellar hook-associated protein FlgL produces the protein MKISTSLYFDRSTNQLGNVQAKLTKVQEQLSTGLQIVKPSDEPDKASLVTRLESELARQAGYQDTLKAVNVRLTAEETALKNTSDVMYRIKELGVQAANDTLSLQDRQSIALELGTLRDQILSMANSQDSNGNFLFSGSRAGEPAFSKDADGRVVYQGDHSRMKVNVGDNRRMNLNLPGSDIYTRVVRDDGKGNKVGVDFFQALDDLTQAVKSADRTKIQRGIAEVDTLQGGISEGLGQIGADLSVVDMQTNVLDQVVLRLQTTRSDIEDLDYTEAITRMNKDQLALEAAQSSFAKISQLSLFKYLN